A genomic region of Exiguobacterium oxidotolerans JCM 12280 contains the following coding sequences:
- a CDS encoding conserved phage C-terminal domain-containing protein, whose product MEDLQSLLAIERFAEDAFRVKKTYVDMTGDLLSGILLGQIVYWHLPSKDGRSKLRVQKEGKLWLAKGRADWYDEIRITPKQFDRAIKILVDKDFIETKLFKFDGSPTVHIHLHPEHVIDSVFPQRSKSILPKGENPFYPKVEIHFDERLKTLTETTTKTTSETTTDKPIVEQASTTHLDIIDYLNSKTGKKYKASTRSTRTLINARLNDKFTLDDFKQVIDNKIRDWSNDPKMSKFIRPETLFGTKFESYLNETHVERKFSTPDHSEYDPTFGKDLPF is encoded by the coding sequence ATGGAAGACCTACAATCATTACTCGCCATCGAACGGTTCGCAGAAGACGCGTTCCGTGTGAAAAAGACCTACGTGGACATGACCGGGGATTTACTCTCCGGCATCCTCCTCGGTCAAATCGTGTACTGGCATCTCCCATCGAAAGACGGACGTTCCAAACTCCGTGTCCAGAAGGAAGGCAAGTTATGGCTCGCCAAAGGACGGGCGGACTGGTACGACGAGATTCGCATCACACCGAAGCAATTCGACCGGGCCATCAAGATACTGGTCGACAAGGATTTCATCGAGACGAAGCTGTTCAAGTTCGACGGATCACCGACGGTCCACATCCATCTTCACCCGGAACACGTCATTGATTCCGTTTTTCCCCAAAGGTCAAAATCCATTTTACCCAAAGGTGAAAATCCATTTTACCCAAAGGTCGAAATCCATTTTGACGAAAGGTTAAAAACCTTAACAGAGACTACAACAAAGACTACATCAGAGACTACGACAGATAAACCCATTGTCGAGCAAGCCTCGACGACACACCTCGACATCATTGACTATCTCAACTCGAAGACAGGCAAAAAATATAAGGCATCGACGAGATCGACCCGAACCCTCATCAACGCACGATTGAACGACAAGTTCACCCTCGACGACTTCAAGCAGGTCATCGACAACAAGATCCGGGATTGGTCGAACGATCCGAAGATGAGCAAGTTCATCCGCCCAGAGACCCTGTTCGGCACGAAGTTTGAAAGCTACCTGAACGAGACACACGTCGAGCGGAAGTTCTCGACACCGGACCACAGCGAATACGACCCCACATTCGGGAAAGACCTTCCCTTCTAG
- a CDS encoding ATP-binding protein: MRQQYAFGPKAGEYFEAVKGCKCEDLAIARQAVENEERMIRRKLEDTFSSGSTINDKLLHATFEGYDATSPELTEAKARFQQFASDLKGTLLVSGSYGTGKSHLSMATVNAVKEKGESAVFISLPRLLTKIKGTFGNEGSQDDIITSLADVTLLVLDDIGAEQVKYTDSSKTTIDTDTFSNDVLFQVLDARMGKPTIYTTNLTGKDLRARIGQRNWSRMLDDADIVKMYGDDYRLAKFNF; this comes from the coding sequence GTGCGGCAACAATATGCCTTCGGACCGAAAGCCGGCGAATACTTCGAAGCCGTCAAGGGATGCAAATGCGAGGACCTGGCCATCGCCCGGCAAGCCGTCGAGAACGAGGAACGCATGATCCGGCGCAAGCTTGAGGACACGTTTTCTTCCGGCTCGACGATCAACGACAAACTGCTGCACGCGACGTTCGAGGGATATGACGCGACGTCACCGGAACTCACGGAAGCAAAAGCACGATTCCAACAATTCGCAAGCGACTTAAAAGGCACCCTGCTCGTCTCCGGAAGCTACGGGACAGGCAAGAGTCATCTGAGTATGGCGACGGTCAACGCGGTCAAAGAGAAGGGCGAGAGTGCGGTCTTCATCTCGCTTCCTCGCCTCTTGACGAAAATCAAAGGGACGTTCGGTAACGAAGGGTCGCAGGACGACATCATCACAAGTTTAGCCGACGTCACGCTTCTGGTCCTCGACGACATCGGGGCGGAGCAAGTCAAATACACGGACAGCAGCAAGACGACGATCGACACGGACACGTTCAGCAACGACGTCCTGTTCCAAGTCCTCGACGCCCGGATGGGGAAACCGACCATCTACACGACGAACCTGACCGGCAAGGACCTGCGGGCGCGGATCGGACAACGGAACTGGTCCCGGATGCTCGACGATGCCGACATCGTGAAGATGTACGGGGACGACTACCGACTGGCGAAATTCAACTTTTAA
- a CDS encoding YopX family protein → MREIKFRAWDKVYEHFHEDDLIREYVLGEFIDNPEYDVTQYTGIKDKNGVEIFEGDVLKWDESEWGSPYNELVEWDYDQFHIRLGDWSEWCEVVGNIYEHPHLLEQEDPS, encoded by the coding sequence ATGCGCGAGATCAAGTTTCGAGCATGGGACAAGGTATATGAACATTTCCACGAAGATGACCTCATTCGTGAGTATGTACTGGGTGAGTTTATTGATAATCCGGAATACGACGTGACGCAATACACCGGAATCAAAGATAAGAACGGCGTTGAGATTTTCGAAGGCGATGTTTTGAAGTGGGATGAATCGGAATGGGGCTCACCTTACAACGAGTTAGTTGAATGGGATTACGATCAGTTCCATATCAGATTGGGTGATTGGTCTGAATGGTGCGAAGTCGTCGGCAACATCTACGAACATCCGCACCTTCTCGAACAGGAGGACCCGTCATGA
- a CDS encoding helix-turn-helix transcriptional regulator, with protein MTIAGRDRMKKRREEMGITQVHIARKLGYKTSATISLMESGVQNIYVGQALTIAKILHTTVEELFFEEEVRN; from the coding sequence ATGACGATAGCAGGGCGTGATCGCATGAAGAAACGCCGTGAGGAAATGGGAATCACCCAAGTCCATATCGCGCGAAAACTTGGCTATAAGACATCAGCAACAATCAGCTTGATGGAATCCGGCGTTCAAAACATCTACGTCGGACAAGCACTAACAATCGCAAAAATTCTTCATACGACAGTGGAGGAACTTTTTTTTGAAGAAGAGGTACGAAATTAA
- a CDS encoding siphovirus Gp157 family protein: protein MTTLYHLSAQKQALLDALTGYDLEDMEGADVIADTLDALDEALEVKTESVLHFRQKFLNDAAALKAEEQRLAARRKVYETKAERLKTYVDESLQVAGIKKLETPLYTVSYRKSDSVEITDTEALPIGLLRTKTVQEPDKTAIGKLLKAGEAIDGARLVTKTNLQIK, encoded by the coding sequence ATGACAACCCTATACCACCTATCCGCTCAGAAGCAGGCATTGCTCGACGCGCTCACTGGCTACGACCTTGAGGACATGGAAGGCGCGGACGTCATTGCTGACACCCTCGACGCACTCGACGAGGCGCTCGAAGTCAAGACGGAAAGCGTGCTCCACTTCCGGCAGAAGTTCCTGAACGACGCGGCTGCACTCAAGGCAGAGGAACAACGCCTCGCGGCACGACGCAAAGTGTACGAGACGAAAGCAGAACGGCTGAAAACGTACGTCGACGAGTCCTTGCAGGTCGCAGGGATCAAAAAGCTCGAAACGCCACTGTACACGGTGTCCTACCGCAAGAGTGACAGCGTCGAGATCACGGACACCGAAGCCCTCCCGATCGGACTCCTGCGCACGAAGACGGTGCAAGAGCCGGACAAGACGGCCATCGGCAAGCTACTCAAAGCAGGGGAAGCCATCGACGGCGCCCGACTGGTGACGAAGACGAACCTACAAATCAAATAA
- a CDS encoding toxin-antitoxin system HicB family antitoxin gives MEKTNTKRLNLRMPVSIHEWVVKEAAEHGVSATAFISMKLSEVRKRENKEAK, from the coding sequence ATGGAAAAAACGAATACGAAGCGACTTAACCTTCGCATGCCAGTAAGTATTCACGAATGGGTTGTGAAAGAAGCTGCTGAACACGGTGTATCGGCAACAGCGTTTATCAGCATGAAGTTGTCAGAAGTGCGTAAGCGAGAAAACAAGGAGGCAAAATGA
- a CDS encoding helix-turn-helix domain-containing protein, with the protein MQQVVMLSFTPEQLTTLIDERIAEALATQSPKVWMSGKEAQTYTGFSQFVLYNARKDGELKASSYNRSVRYHRDDLDAWLISKQK; encoded by the coding sequence ATGCAACAAGTTGTCATGTTGTCCTTTACCCCGGAACAGCTCACGACACTCATCGACGAGCGAATTGCCGAAGCACTGGCAACGCAATCACCGAAAGTCTGGATGAGCGGGAAGGAAGCACAAACGTACACGGGTTTTTCCCAGTTCGTACTCTACAACGCCCGAAAGGACGGCGAACTCAAAGCGTCCAGTTACAACCGCAGTGTCCGCTATCACCGCGACGATCTCGATGCGTGGTTGATCAGCAAACAAAAATAA
- a CDS encoding single-stranded DNA-binding protein, with amino-acid sequence MINRVVLVGRLTRDPEMKYTQSGIAVTRFTLACDRPFTGQDGKREADFIDCTVWRKQAESVAQYLKKGSLAGVEGRLQISSYDDKDGQKRYRAEVVVDSVRFLESKKDSEPSAPRQEAPVKQDKPASGFGADPFSGGSSIDLSDDDLPF; translated from the coding sequence ATGATTAACCGAGTTGTATTAGTAGGACGCCTTACACGAGATCCGGAAATGAAATACACCCAGTCAGGCATCGCCGTCACACGCTTCACTCTCGCTTGCGACCGTCCCTTCACTGGGCAGGATGGCAAACGCGAAGCAGACTTCATCGATTGCACGGTATGGCGCAAACAGGCAGAGAGCGTCGCCCAGTACCTCAAGAAAGGTTCACTCGCAGGAGTCGAGGGTCGCTTACAGATCAGCAGCTACGACGACAAGGACGGACAGAAACGCTACCGAGCAGAAGTGGTCGTAGACAGCGTCCGGTTCCTCGAATCGAAGAAGGACAGTGAACCATCGGCACCACGTCAGGAAGCACCAGTGAAGCAGGATAAGCCGGCAAGTGGTTTCGGTGCTGATCCGTTCTCAGGTGGTAGTTCGATTGACCTCTCTGATGATGATTTACCGTTCTAA
- a CDS encoding helix-turn-helix domain-containing protein, which translates to METMGDRIRMLRTETGMTQVAVAKRLQVKPTTYNSWERNASMPKHEKVLELADLFETTLDYMYGRTKDRRVTLDEYKMEQMVDNKILRILGLSKEEVAALSKKDFDRIIDYTKLVIQAHENELKNKDTD; encoded by the coding sequence ATGGAGACAATGGGAGATCGGATTCGCATGTTGCGAACGGAAACAGGTATGACTCAAGTCGCTGTTGCGAAAAGATTGCAGGTTAAACCGACGACGTATAACTCGTGGGAGAGAAATGCTTCCATGCCGAAACACGAAAAAGTGTTAGAGTTGGCCGACTTGTTTGAGACTACATTGGATTATATGTATGGAAGAACGAAGGATAGACGCGTGACATTAGATGAATACAAAATGGAACAGATGGTCGACAATAAGATTTTACGCATATTAGGATTGTCGAAGGAAGAAGTGGCAGCATTGAGTAAAAAAGACTTTGATCGCATCATCGATTATACGAAGCTTGTGATCCAAGCGCATGAAAATGAATTAAAAAACAAGGACACCGATTAA
- a CDS encoding Holliday junction resolvase RecU, with translation MARAAQQAGKQFEMMIEQANHVYKLQGKALVFKSEPSVKTIRGQAGKIVKTIYAEANGLDYFGTIDGGKGIFFEAKQTKGKSFPLKNIKPHQVETMRTLDRLQTTTFLLVRFSDIGKMYLLPPDAFLSAWDGWTKYSNRASIPLATFEAHGTEIAATNGCAVDWLDAVQTN, from the coding sequence ATGGCGCGTGCAGCACAACAAGCAGGCAAGCAATTCGAAATGATGATCGAACAGGCGAATCACGTGTACAAGCTGCAAGGCAAGGCGCTCGTATTCAAGAGTGAGCCGAGTGTGAAGACAATCCGCGGGCAGGCAGGCAAGATCGTCAAGACCATCTACGCCGAAGCGAACGGACTGGACTACTTCGGGACGATTGACGGGGGCAAAGGCATCTTCTTCGAAGCCAAGCAGACGAAAGGCAAGAGCTTTCCGCTGAAGAACATCAAGCCGCACCAAGTGGAGACGATGCGCACGCTCGACAGGCTCCAAACGACCACCTTCCTGCTCGTTCGATTCAGTGACATAGGCAAGATGTACCTGCTACCGCCGGACGCCTTCCTGAGCGCGTGGGATGGCTGGACGAAATACAGCAACCGGGCGAGCATCCCACTGGCGACGTTCGAGGCACACGGGACGGAGATCGCGGCGACGAATGGATGCGCGGTGGATTGGTTGGATGCGGTGCAAACAAATTAA
- a CDS encoding ERF family protein gives MSEQKPMNLQQKLIEVRKAVPYLQKAASGPQYQYVGSSQTLSSVMEKMNDLGILLKQEIISQRVTQFHTAKGALQFMTDADMRFTWINADDPTDREEALWQGQGVDNGEKGIGKLATYAEKYFILKSFNIATDKDDPDSFQQKVEANKPQPKKATTDMLNTLAKLGKTLAGHKGIEPKAVYDSYHMTSDMLESDAKQVLEQLKDAIKKAAEANKEESA, from the coding sequence ATGAGTGAACAGAAGCCAATGAACCTGCAGCAGAAGCTCATCGAAGTACGCAAAGCCGTGCCTTATCTGCAAAAGGCAGCAAGCGGACCACAGTATCAATATGTCGGAAGTAGCCAAACACTCTCATCCGTCATGGAGAAAATGAACGACCTCGGCATCCTGCTCAAACAGGAAATCATCTCGCAACGTGTCACGCAGTTCCACACAGCAAAAGGAGCGCTCCAGTTCATGACCGATGCAGATATGCGGTTCACCTGGATCAATGCAGACGACCCAACGGATCGCGAGGAAGCGTTATGGCAAGGACAAGGCGTTGACAACGGGGAGAAGGGCATCGGAAAGCTCGCTACCTACGCGGAAAAATACTTCATCTTGAAGTCCTTCAACATCGCAACGGACAAAGATGACCCGGATTCATTCCAACAGAAGGTGGAAGCGAACAAACCACAACCGAAGAAAGCGACGACAGACATGCTTAACACGCTCGCTAAACTTGGTAAAACGCTCGCTGGTCACAAAGGGATTGAGCCTAAAGCGGTGTACGACAGCTATCACATGACGAGCGACATGCTTGAATCAGACGCGAAACAAGTGCTTGAACAATTGAAAGACGCGATTAAAAAAGCAGCTGAGGCGAACAAGGAGGAATCGGCATGA
- a CDS encoding phage antirepressor codes for MNQLTKVFEGNEVRVVGTPEQPLFVLADVCKALKLSNPSEVAKRVREKYRSKNNLGRQGNAVTVNEAGLYQVIMRADQSPVAERFQDWVYEEVLPSIRKDGGYMIARHDESPEEIMARGLLIAQTTIERLQHEKEVAATQLEAQRPKVLFADAVSTSQTSILVGQLAKLISQNGVSIGQSRLFAWMRENGYLGKKNAHYNEPTQYSVDRGWFEVTERTVQNPDGTVRITRTTKVTGKGQIYFMSKLLDEVS; via the coding sequence ATGAATCAACTCACGAAGGTATTTGAAGGTAACGAAGTCCGTGTCGTCGGCACGCCGGAGCAACCACTGTTCGTTTTAGCAGATGTATGTAAGGCATTGAAGTTATCGAATCCAAGTGAAGTGGCGAAGCGAGTGCGTGAAAAGTATCGGTCTAAGAATAACTTAGGTCGTCAAGGAAACGCAGTAACCGTCAATGAAGCCGGATTGTATCAAGTCATCATGAGAGCGGATCAGAGTCCAGTCGCTGAACGTTTCCAAGATTGGGTTTATGAAGAAGTTCTCCCTTCAATCCGTAAAGACGGCGGCTACATGATCGCCCGTCACGACGAGTCACCGGAAGAAATCATGGCACGTGGCTTACTGATCGCCCAAACGACAATCGAACGACTCCAGCACGAGAAGGAAGTCGCTGCTACACAACTCGAAGCCCAACGCCCGAAAGTCCTATTCGCGGATGCAGTGTCAACGAGTCAGACGAGCATCTTAGTCGGACAACTCGCAAAACTCATCAGTCAGAACGGTGTCAGCATCGGTCAGAGTCGCTTGTTCGCTTGGATGCGGGAAAACGGCTACCTCGGTAAGAAGAACGCACACTACAACGAACCGACGCAATACTCGGTCGATCGTGGATGGTTCGAGGTTACGGAGCGCACGGTACAGAATCCCGATGGCACGGTACGGATCACACGGACGACGAAAGTCACCGGCAAAGGTCAAATCTACTTCATGAGCAAGTTGCTCGACGAGGTGAGCTGA